Proteins from one Mercurialis annua linkage group LG7, ddMerAnnu1.2, whole genome shotgun sequence genomic window:
- the LOC126656972 gene encoding uncharacterized protein LOC126656972, which yields MDNGCVVDISRDRHGRKRISVDFDQISRILLRRRTNIRSLSMALEMAKSTVHRRITEGSIKAHSNRLKPYLTEENKKSRLMFCTSIIDQGTVNSKPTFTDIYDCVHIDEKWFYMSKTSKKYYLHPLENEPLRTCKNKRFIEKVIFLVAVARPRITSTNQEFLGKIGIFPFNFKEPAKRNSKNRIAGTLETKAIKNVTKDVIRKYLIEKILPSIREKWPENSSKIIYIQIDNAKPHISVNDDEFLRAGRKDGFDIRLSFQPSNSPDLSILDLGFFRAIQILQHQQAPTTIDELILAVEKSYNDLPSEDLNCVFLTLKSCMVEIMKVFGGFDYKIPHMNKNKLKKDGRLPIRLECDPEVFNKAMAYLQN from the coding sequence ATGGACAATGGATGTGTGGTTGATATATCTAGAGACCGCCATGGACGTAAACGAATCTCAGTAGACTTTGATCAAATCAGCAGAATTCTTCTCCGTCGTCGTACGAACATTCGATCGTTGTCTATGGCTTTGGAGATGGCAAAATCAACAGTCCATAGAAGAATCACAGAAGGATCTATTAAAGCTCATTCAAATCGCTTGAAACCTTATTTAACCGAAGAAAACAAGAAATCAAGATTGATGTTTTGTACATCTATAATTGACCAAGGTACTGTTAACTCAAAACCAACTTTTACTGACATCTATGATTGTGTTCATATCGATGAAAAGTGGTTTTATATGTCCAAaacttcaaaaaaatattatctacaTCCATTAGAGAATGAACCTTTACGTACTTGTAAAAACAAAAGATTCATTGAAAAGGTTATATTTTTAGTTGCGGTTGCCCGACCAAGAATCACGTCAACAAATCAAGAATTTTTAGGAAAAATTGGCATTTTCCCCTTCAATTTTAAGGAACCAGCAAAACGAAATAGCAAAAATCGTATTGCTGGAACTTTAGAAACAAAGGCGATAAAAAATGTCACAAAAGATGTAATACGGAAATATTTAATTGAGAAGATTTTGCCTTCCATTAGAGAGAAATGGCCAGAAAATAGTTCAAAGATCATCTATATTCAAATAGATAACGCTAAGCCTCATATTAGTGTGAATGATGATGAGTTTCTTCGAGCGGGTCGAAAGGACGGATTTGATATCCGATTAAGTTTTCAACCTTCAAATAGTCCGGATTTGAGTATTTTGGATCTTGGCTTTTTTCgagctatccaaattcttcaacaTCAACAGGCTCCTACAACAATTGATGAGCTGATATTGGCAGTAGAAAAATCATATAATGACTTGCCGTCAGAAGATTTAAATTGTGTGTTCTTAACTTTAAAATCATGTATGGTTGAGATAATGAAGGTTTTTGGTGGATTTGATTATAAAATTCCACAcatgaacaaaaataaattaaagaaagaTGGAAGGCTTCCAATCCGACTAGAATGTGATCCTGAAGTTTTTAACAAAGCTATGGCATATCTGCAAAACTAA